Genomic DNA from Candidatus Nitrosopumilus koreensis AR1:
AGATATCTCGTGAAGAGTCTTGAATCACTACACCATTTGCACTTCCAAGATAGTCATCATCTCCACTGTCAGATGAACCAAACTTGAATTGAAATTCTCCATCATCATCAAAGACCTGTACTCTTTCATTATCAGTATCCACTACAAAAAATCGTCCTAAAGCATCAATTGCAATTGATATAGGATCATTGAATTGTCCATCACCGTCTTCATCTGCTCCATCTGCATCAGCATTACAGTTTTGAATTTGGGCAGTATTACAAAAAGAGCCATATACAAATTCAGGATTCCCATCATCATCAAAAACACTAATTCTTTCGTTATTGTTATCTACAACATAGATGTCTCCTCCATTGACATTAACCACCACATCTGTGGGATTATCTAATTCATCACTACCAGAACCAAGTGTGCCAAATTTGAAAGAAAACTCGGCATCAGCATACACTGAGGGGATTACAATAGCAATGAAAGCCGCCAGTGCAAACAAAACAAGATTTTTTTTCAATTTGTAGTTAAATCATTATTATTTTTAATAAATTAGAATAAAACTTTCACCACTCTTTTGATCAATTTGGATTAACCTAAAAATGGAAAATTTCATTAAAATTTACGACTATGAACAATGGATTTACTTTGGATCATACTCAGCAACAAGCAAAGATAGATGATGTTAGTCGGGTCAAGAACTGACCCGACATGGAAGTGCTATGGTCGGTTATACGCACTGATGAAATGACTCCTTTCATCGGTATGATACAGATTAATGCAAATCTGCTTATAATGCTCACTAAGAAATTATTCATATAATTTCTCAGTATTTGCTAAATACTAATTTCATAGAATGAAATACAGAAACTGTCACCAAACAACTAATCGTTGTTGGTCTTAAGTTTCAATTTTGACTATTTCATCTCTGAAAAATAGGGTTAGTTTCATCCCACTACTTAAAATTAGATAAGATTTTAAAAGAAATATGAAAGCAAGATTTCCAGGAAAATGTGTAGAGTGCGGAGAAGCAATAAAAGTAGGCAAAGAGATTTTAAAAAACTCCAAAGAGCAATGGGTTCATGCAGCATGTTCTGACTTGGAAGATGAATTACCATAGTACAAATTTGTGATAAATTTTTTAAGTAACTTTCAGCGAATACACACAAATGAAGACAAAATCAAGTATTTTTCTAGCAGTTATTGCATCATTTGCAGTTCTGATGTTCCCATCAGAAATAATTGCAGATACTTCTGAAAGTACAACAATCACCCCAATTAATGAGGAGATAAGTCTCAAGAAGACAGTCACTACAATGATTGTTCCTGAGGACAATACACTGCCATGGGGATTTGTTACAGGTAGCCCTTCAGAATATGTTGAAAGACATCCAATAATCATTCAGTTCTTTGATGAGGGAGATGAGATGGTACATGTTGCACAAGTAGATGTCAAAGGAGACGGCTCTTATGAATACAAGTTCAGAGTAGCCAGTATTGATGAAAATGGGGATGTGCAAAAAGCCTTTGACGGAGAATATACAGTCATTATATACAGAGTCATCCCTAACCAAGACCAACTGGTCTAAACTTTCTTTATTTTTACACAGAATTCATATACTATTTATGAAAATGCAAGCTAGAAAATGAGTAAAAACTTTTGGCATGACATAGAATCAGGAGCAGATATTCCTGAAATTATTAATGTAATAGTTGAGATTCCCAAAGGTTCCATGAACAAATATGAATACGATAAAAAACACAACATGATCAAACTTGACAGAGTGTTATTTTCACCATTTCACTATCCAGGAGATTATGGGCTAGTTCCACAAACACTTTCTGAAGATGGCGACCCACTAGATGCACTAGTACTTGTCACAAACCCAACATATCCTGGAATTTTGATTGAAGCAAGACCAATTGGATTACTTCAAATGAAAGATGCAGGAGATCTGGATGACAAAATTATTTGTGTGTCTACGAATGATCCTAGATATTTACATACAACAGATATTTCAGATATAGAAGATCACTATCGTTCTGAGATTGCACATTTCTTTCAAGTCTACAAAGACTTGGAAGGGAAGAAAGTTGAGATCCTAGGATGGCAATCAGCAAAAGAGGCAAAAAGCATTATTGTTGAATCAATAAAAAGATACAAGAACACGTTGAAGAAATTCTAACATGACAACAGAATGCAATCATTTTGTAGAAGAAAAGAAAGGAATTACACCCAATACAGTAAGTTGTGAAGAGTGTGAAAAAGAACATCTGCCAGTTGTCGCAATACGAATGTGTTTGACATGTGGTCATGTGGGATGTTGCGATTCATCTATTGGAAAACATGCAACAAAACATTTTGAAGAGACAGGACATCCAGTAATGAAAGCAATTCCAGGAGATATTTGGAAGTGGTGTTACCACCACAAGGAATACTATTGATTTTTTAATAGTTAGAAAATTACGGCTAGTGTATGCATCAGTACCAATTAGGAACATGGGATCTTTCAGAATTAGCCAAGAACCCAAAAAGTCCAGCATTTCAAAAACAGATTCAAGAATTGGAAAATCAGGCTAAAAAATTTGAGAAAGTTAAATCAAAACTAGATCCAAAAATGACATCCAAAAAATTCATGGAGATATTAAATCAGGTAGAAGAGATTTCAGAAAAAATGAGTAAAATTGGAGGTTATGCATCTCTTTCATATTCCTCAGACACCCAATCAGATGAGGCAACATCATTAATGACTAGAATGTCAAAACTAGGTTCAGATATTTCAAATAAAATTTTGTTTTTTGACTTGTGGTGGAAAACACAAGTTGATGAAAAAAATGCAAAAAGACTCATCAAAGATGCAGGAGAACTTTCAGAATATTTAGCACATAAAAGATTGATTGCAAAATATTCACTAAGTGAACCTGAAGAGAGAATCATAAACACATTAGATGTTACAGGAATTTCTGCACTTGTAAAACTATACGATAAGATAACTAATGCATTTGAGTATCAAATGAAAATTGGAAACAAGACAAAAAAGATGACAAGAGAAGAACTAACAAATTATGTTAGAGATGTAAATGGAAAAATTCGAGAAACAGCATACAAAACAATCCTTGGAAAATACACTGAGAACAAGGGAGTCGTAGGAGAAATTTACCAAAATATTGTACTTAATTGGAAAGATGAGGGTATTGAAATTCGAGGATACAAAACACCAATTTCAATGAGAAATATTGGGAATGATGTAGATGACAAAACCATTGAATCACTTCTCTTAGTATGTAAAAAAAATGCGCCTGTATTTCAGAAGTTTTTTGTACAAAAGGCAAAGATGTTGAAAATGAAAAAACTTAGAAGATATGATATTTACGCACCAGCTGCCGCAAACATTAAAGAAAAAAATTATTCATATAACAAATCCGTGAAATTAGTTTTTGAATCACTTGGCAAATTTAGCAATACATTAGAGGATTTTGCCAGAAAAGTTTTCAATGAAAATCACATTGATTCATCTGTAAGACAAGGTAAGAGGGACGGAGCATTTTGCAGTACATTGACTCCTAAAATCACCCCATATGTGTTGGTGAATTTTACAGGAAAATCAAGAGACGTGTTTACATTAGCACATGAATTAGGTCATGCAGTTCATAGTCAGGCTGCTCAAGACAGATCAATTCTAGTACAAGATGCACCATTGCCATTGGCTGAAACGGCATCCACATTTTCAGAATTACTACTCTATGACAATATTTCAGATAAAATTTCGGATGATGAAAAGAAGATAATGTTATCTGAAAAAATAGACGATTTGTATGCAACAATCCTGAGACAGTCATTTTTTACAATTTTTGAAATAGATGCCCACAAGCAAATTGGCAATGGAACAACCATAGATGAAATTTCAAAAACGTATCTGCAAAACTTGAAACAACAGTTTGGAAAATCAGTTGATATTTCAGATGATTTTGCAATAGAATGGAGTTGTATTCCACATTTCTATCACACGCCATTTTACTGCTATGCATATTCATTTGGAAATCTACTTGCATTGTCATTATTCCAAAGATACAAAAAAGAAGGACAAGATTTTGTTCCAGCGTATATTGATATTCTTGCTGCAGGTGGTTCAAAAAAACCGGAAAAACTTCTTTTAGAGCACGGGTTAGACATCAGATCACCCAAGTTTTGGCAAGAAGGTTTTAACTATGTCAATGAGCAAGTAAAAGTACTCTCATCATTAAATTAGATTTTTAATAAATGGGGCTGACAGTCCAACGCAAGGACTGCCAGCTTTGTTCCCCGAACGGTTTGAATTCGATGTCAAGACATCATCACAAATTATCTGATTTAAACGTTTGAAATCATTTTAGGTCCAGTTTTTTAGGTTTTATCTTCCTGATAGTACCACCCAGAATACCTATTGTAAATCCAAGTTGATATAGAAAATACAATAAAACTTCAAATGTACTTGGAGTAAGATCTGTAAATCTACTAACTCCTGTCAACACCAACAAAAGTGAACTGAAAAAGAATACAAATAATTTTACAACCCCGTGCATATTTGTAAATTTTAAAATAACAAAAGTCATTACAGTTACAGAAATTGCCAATACTGTTAGAAATCCAGTATTCATCCCAAATATAAGAAATAAAGTTGAAGCAATCTCGCCTAGGCTTCCAGGAGTTAGACTAGAAAGTTCAATTTTTTCAGGAGATGCAAAACGAGGTACACTCAGGATTGCATTTGCCAAAAATAAAATAAACAAAGAAATTGACACGGTTTTTAAATGATTTTGTAATCTAGGAAACCTAACAAGGATTGCACGTCCCAAAATCAGTCCTTGAAATAATCCAATCCCAAATGTAACAATTACTGTAAGAATGGAAAAAATTGGATCTTGGAATATATCAACAAGAAATGGAATAAGGGCCAATACTAGTTATGATGTCATACAAGATAGGATATTAGTTAGTAGATAACAAGTTTTCGTATTAAAATAAAAAAAATTAATCAAAAAATCATTTAGAAAATATATGCATAAGAGTAAAGTTAATAATTTCACCGCAAGAGGGACAACCAATGCAGAAAATACTTTGGGTTTTACTGTTAATTGCAGTTATTGGGTTTTCAGTAAATCTTTCATACTCACAAGAGATGGGATTGGCAACTTTTCAGGAAACTGCACAGGTATTCATAGACAGGAGCATATCACAAAACGTTACTGCATCAATAACTCTACAAAGTACCAGCATACAAGAAATTAGAATTCCGGCAGAATTAGAACAAAAACTTAGAGAAGATGAACGAGTTCAGGCAGTAATCATTACAAATCAAGAGCAATGTGTCTTAGGGGTATTTGATGAATCATGTATAATGATTAATGTGCAAAGAGACCCATCAGCGAAAGGAATTATTGAAATTCAAGATGCCGCTAAAGAAGTTGCACAACTATACATCGAGGATGTCAACCGCATAGTTGACACTAAAGCAGAACTTCATTCGGTTTTTGTGCATAGCGATGATCAGACTAACAAAGCACTTGAAACATCAGGAATCATTTCAGGCAGAGGAATGGTTTCGGTAGTGTACACAATGCCTCCAGAAGACACAAACTCCATGTATGAAAAAGTATCAGCAATTCTGATTCCAAAAATAATCAGAGATGGGGGAGGATTTTATGAAGTTGCCAAAGAATTATCTTTTGAAGAAAATGCAAAAATGACATTTTCAATAATACCTTTAGAATCAAAATCACTTTTACAGCTCAAGTTGTCAGTGGATTATCCTAACATGGCTTCAACAATTTCAGAAGTGAGTCCTTTAGATTTGTTAAAGACAGACAGAATTAACAGATCAAATTATTTTTCTACAGGATTTTATCCACTTAATTCAATCATCCAAGTAGTAATATTATCACCTGAAAATGAAATTATTTCAAATATCAAAGGCAACATTGTTCCAACCCAAATAATAAATGATGAGAAAATTCCAACAGACGTATCAAAAGAAGGATGGGTTTTTGATCCTCAAGAAGGACAAAGGATTCAAGGAAAATATATTTTTGGAGAAGAGACATCAATTAACAAAGACAAATTGAAATTTTCATTAGGGGACACACAGACAACATCAAAATCACCAGACGAATCACTTGCAGTTATCATAATTATTTCAATAGTTGCAATTGCTGCAGCTTTATTCTATCTTAAAGGATACAGAAAATAATCACAGCAAAAGGACAGCAGCTGCAAATACAGTAGTCCATTTACCATCTTTGTCGCCACGTGTTGACTGAGTAATGTTACGAGTATTGTAAATTTCACCAGATATTTTCCACTGTTGTCTTTTTTCGTCCCAGTTTTTATCAACATCAAATGGAATTCCTAATGAAGAGGCCAACATTTGGGCTGCAATATCCTCAGCGTAATCACCTGCCTGAGTTTCATTTTGTCCAAAAGACTCGTATTCAGAAAGATATCCATATCGTGAAGTATCTTTTGGCTGTGCAAGTCCCACAGATGCAGCACACATTCTATGAGGTTCATTTGTTTGATTCTTGGAATAAATTGTAAACAAAATTTGCCCTGGTTTGATTTGTTTCAATCCTTCTTTTCTGGAAATTAGTTTTGCCTTTGGAGGAAAAATACTAGAAATCAAAACAAGGTTGGTCCCTGCAATACCTGCATCTCTTAATGCGTATTCAAAACTAGTTAACCTGTCTTCATGTATACCTTTTCCTTTGGTAAGAAATAGTTTCTTGGCAACTAAATCCAGCATTTCTGAATTTTAGAAAATGCATTATTATTTAACTTTAATCAATATGTATCAGCCGAATTTTTGAAATCAGTATTGTAGAGATTTGGAAAAATTAATTTTTAAAAGATCAATCACGTTTCTTTTTCTTTTTTCTTTTATCAGGAGCTTTTTCTGCTTGAGTCAAAAGAATAAACGTAAAGAATGCCCCCAATCCCACATTAACCACGCCCATAAAAGTGATAATCATTTTTGTTGATGGAGGGGCCACAGGAGACAAACCGATTACAATACCAAGAACACCAGTTGCAAAGAACATCATCATCAGAACTTTTACTCTGGTCGGTTCAATGTATCTCATAACAGGTATCAAAAAACGGCATTATTATAAACTGACGGTTAAGAAAATTCTTCAGAGATCACTCCAAGAGGAACACAGGTAACACTTTAAACCTTCAAAAATTTCATTTTACTTCGTGCCAATGTAGCTCAGCCTGGCTAGAGCATTCGCCTTGTAAGCGAAAGGTCATGGGTTCAGATCCCATCATTGGCTTTAAAATTTCAATTAACAATTTGGCAATACGGTTAAGTATACTGAATTTTGGATCAATGTCACATGAGTTTTGAAGACGAGGTTAAGCAAAAGGAATTTGCTCAAAATAAATCAAAACCAAACAGCCTTGTCATCGGATTAGTTATTGCAGTAGGAGTTGCATCGTTTTTTGCAGGAATGTACGTATCAAACATGAATTCAAATCAGATTTCACAAGAGGATCTGGATAATGCAATTGCCAAACTAGAACTCAAAATATTGCAAAACCAGATTCCTACAAATCAGCCATCACCTCCAGTAAAAATTTCAGCAGACGATGATCCAATTATTGGAAATCCAGATGCGCCAATTACAATAATAGAATTTTCAGACTTTCAATGTCCATTTTGTGCAAGATTCTATACACAAACACTACCATTACTTCTTGATCAATACATAGAAGAGGGCAAAGTAAAATTGGTTTTCAGAGACTTCCCAATACAGAGTATTCATCCAAATGCACTTCCAGCTTCAGTTGCAGCAGAGTGTGCAAATGAACAAGGAAAATTCAAAGAGATGCATGACATATTATTTGATAATCAAGTTCAATGGAGTAATCAAGAAACAGTTGATGCATTGTCCATGTTTAGTCAATATGCAACTCAAATACAACTAGAGCAAGAAACATTTGATTCGTGTCTTACGAGTGGAAAGTATGTTGAAGAAATAAGAAATGATCTTGATGATGGACGAAGTTATCAAGTTACAGGAACACCAGGATTTTTCATAGGAAATGATGAGATAGGCTATGTAGAATTAAAGGGCGCACAACCTTTTGAAAGTTTTAAAAAAGTCATTGACGCACAGTTAGCCCTTTAAAATAACAAGCGTTTATTAGACCTAAATTGCGACTTTATGCATCGGAATAATGACGTCTAAGCAATGAGCTTTTCGTCATTGCTTAAGAGAAGAAAATAAAATGACAAAATTTCAAGAATTAGGATTAAAAGAAGATATACTAAAAGGGATTAACGATCTTGGATTTGAGGAAGCATTTCCAATTCAAGAAGCAGTGATTCCAGTATTACTTACAGGAAGAGATGTTGTAGGACAAGCACATACAGGTTCTGGTAAGACTGCAGCTTTTTCATTATCAATGTTGCAAAAAATTCAACCAAAAAATGGCATTCAAGGGTTGATTATGGCACCCACAAGAGAACTTGCAATGCAAATTACAGATGAGATTAAAAAATTTGGAAAATATACAGGAATTAGAGTAGCTACAGTTTATGGCGGACAAGGAATGGGAGTCCAATTTGATGCCCTTGAAAGAGGAGTAGAGATTGTCGTAGCAACACCAGGAAGGTTAATTGATCATCTCAAAAGAGGTTCAATAGAACTCAGAGACATATCCCACATAGTTCTTGATGAGGCAGATACAATGTTAGATATGGGATTTATTGATGATATTCAATTTATTTTAGATCTTGCACCTGAAGACAGAGTTATGTCATTGTTTTCAGCAACAATGCCAACAGAGATTCTCAGATTATCTGAAGAATATTTGAAAAACCCAAAGCAATTTTTGTTGGATGCAGATGATCTTAGCGGAGAGGGTATTGACCAATCATATTTAGTTATCAAAGACAGAGACAAATTCAAGTATCTAATTGACTTTATCAAACCAGTAAAGGGGCAATCCATTGTATTTTGTTCAACCAAATACAGAACAAGAGATGTGGCCAAATTCTTACACCAAGAAAAATTTGATGCCGTAGCAATAGAAGGAGACATGTCCCAGCACAGAAGAGAGCAATCCATGGGAAAATTCCGTAGCGGTAAAGCAGACATTCTCGTAGCAACCGATGTTGCATCAAGAGGAATAGATGTTCCAAGAGTTGAATTAGTGATTAATTATGATGTTCCAAACCAAGAAATGGCATACTTTCACAGAATTGGAAGAACTGCAAGGGCAGGTGCAAAAGGAAAAGCAGTGACATTTGTTTCATATTCTTCTGTCGGAGATTGGAATCTAATCAAACGTCAAATCAAAGTTCCAATCACAGATTTGAACAAAGAAATGGGAATTGAAATTGCTATTCCAGATCCTCTAAAAAGACAAATGCCATCAAGAAGGTATGGGGGTCAATCAAGATCAAACTATTCCAGAGGAGGTCGTTCTGGAGGATATGGTAGATCAGGAGGTAGACGAGACTCTAGAGACGAGAGAGGCGGAAGAAAAAGATACAATGATAGAGACAACCGAAATAGTTACGGTGGTCGCAGTAGATGGTAACTGTAAAACTTAAAGACCTGAAATACGTAACTAAATCAAGGTAAAGTAATGCATAAAGGATTCATTTTATTAAATTGTGATCTCGGGGCTGAAGAATACATTGCAGATGAATTAAATCAGATGCAAGATGTAAAAAACGCGTATCTTACTTTTGGCGCATATGACGTTATTGCAGAAATCGAAACAGAGAATCAAGAAGAGTTTGAAAAAGCAATTGCCGTGATCAGAAAATTATCCAGAGTTGTAAGTACAATGACATTGAATGTAATTCGTCCCGAATAATTGATCTAAGTTAGATTGTCAATAAAGTCATTGTAAAAACGATCAAATTCAATTACGAAAGTTAGATTTTTTGTAAATCAAGAAACAGTGATTTGCCCCCTCATTTCTGGGTGAATTGAACAATAGTAATCAAATGTGCCAGATTTATCTGCCAAAAAAGTAATTGATTCACTTTGAAAATAACCAAGATCTTTGGTATGTACATTAAATTCATCAATGTTTAGATTATGCTTAGAAGGATTTCCAGGTTGATTCTTTTCTTCATTGATTAAATGAATTTCAACAAGATTCCCTTTTGAGGCAGAGATATGAGGAGAATTACCTGCAGAAGTAGGGAGTGATTTGCCGCCCTTAGTATGCATGTAGTGATAGCTACCTTGGGCAGACTTTACTGCCTTAAGAAATATGTTAGATGGTGGAGCAAACACAAGACTATCAGAATTAACTGGACTGAAAGAGTGAAGGATTGCAATTCCAACCAAAATAATAATTCCAGTAAGTACAGTGATTGAAATTACATTTGTACGAGATAATTTAGATGATTTTGTTATTTTTTTATTCAATAAGTAGGGATAATTTTCAGAGATATATACAATAATTAACATTGGTAACCAATACTTATACAACATTACTGCAATCAGGAATATGAAAAATCCATTTAGTAAAAAGAATGATTGTACCCAATGCGATGCAAAGTTTTCTAATCATGAAGATTTAGTGACTCATGTTAGACATGAACACCATAAAACTATTGTAAAATGCCAAAAATGTGGTAAAGAGTTCATTCATGAAAAAGATAGACTTCATCATGCAAGAAAAGAACATGAAGAAGAAATGAGAGAAAGATCTCATAAAGAATCATACCCTGATGAATATAACACTCAAAACAGAGTTGACAGATTCAGATCTAGATTTAGTGACAAACTCTAGTATTTTTGATAAATTTTTAATTTTTAAACAGGTTTGGTTTTGATGGAATAATTGTTATATGAGATAATTTAGGATTCTTTAAAATTGCAGAAAATTGATTATGAAGCACCAGTATGGGTACTAAATTACAACAATCCCAAACCACTTTTAGATCATGCCATTCACATGTTAGAAAGACATGGCGTAAAACGTGAAGACATGGAAATTACAGAAACACCTACTGCAAAAATAGGCTCAATTGTGGTTGAAATATGGCCTTATGAACTTGTAATAGGAAGGGTGAGATCAACACGTAACGACTCTTTTATCAGCGGAACAGAGTTTACAATTGAATTAAAATTAGACGAAAATGGAAATTATATAGATTATCTTTGAAAAAAAAGAAAATTCAAAATATCATAATTGTCGCAATTGCAATTAGTATTATTGGAGCAATAGTAGGATACAATTATTCAGTAGAACAAAACAAGCAGAAAGGATTACAGTTTGGAATAGAATTAGAACAGATTCAACAAGATGTGAAAGATTTACAAACAAAGTTTTATTCTGAGAAAACAAGATGGAAAGAGGGAGATATAACAAAAGAAGAGTTGTTAGAGTTTTACGACAATCACTTGAAAGAATTCAATGAGA
This window encodes:
- a CDS encoding DsbA family protein, translated to MSFEDEVKQKEFAQNKSKPNSLVIGLVIAVGVASFFAGMYVSNMNSNQISQEDLDNAIAKLELKILQNQIPTNQPSPPVKISADDDPIIGNPDAPITIIEFSDFQCPFCARFYTQTLPLLLDQYIEEGKVKLVFRDFPIQSIHPNALPASVAAECANEQGKFKEMHDILFDNQVQWSNQETVDALSMFSQYATQIQLEQETFDSCLTSGKYVEEIRNDLDDGRSYQVTGTPGFFIGNDEIGYVELKGAQPFESFKKVIDAQLAL
- a CDS encoding DEAD/DEAH box helicase, with amino-acid sequence MTKFQELGLKEDILKGINDLGFEEAFPIQEAVIPVLLTGRDVVGQAHTGSGKTAAFSLSMLQKIQPKNGIQGLIMAPTRELAMQITDEIKKFGKYTGIRVATVYGGQGMGVQFDALERGVEIVVATPGRLIDHLKRGSIELRDISHIVLDEADTMLDMGFIDDIQFILDLAPEDRVMSLFSATMPTEILRLSEEYLKNPKQFLLDADDLSGEGIDQSYLVIKDRDKFKYLIDFIKPVKGQSIVFCSTKYRTRDVAKFLHQEKFDAVAIEGDMSQHRREQSMGKFRSGKADILVATDVASRGIDVPRVELVINYDVPNQEMAYFHRIGRTARAGAKGKAVTFVSYSSVGDWNLIKRQIKVPITDLNKEMGIEIAIPDPLKRQMPSRRYGGQSRSNYSRGGRSGGYGRSGGRRDSRDERGGRKRYNDRDNRNSYGGRSRW
- a CDS encoding UBP-type zinc finger domain-containing protein, which translates into the protein MTTECNHFVEEKKGITPNTVSCEECEKEHLPVVAIRMCLTCGHVGCCDSSIGKHATKHFEETGHPVMKAIPGDIWKWCYHHKEYY
- a CDS encoding pyruvoyl-dependent arginine decarboxylase, translated to MLDLVAKKLFLTKGKGIHEDRLTSFEYALRDAGIAGTNLVLISSIFPPKAKLISRKEGLKQIKPGQILFTIYSKNQTNEPHRMCAASVGLAQPKDTSRYGYLSEYESFGQNETQAGDYAEDIAAQMLASSLGIPFDVDKNWDEKRQQWKISGEIYNTRNITQSTRGDKDGKWTTVFAAAVLLL
- a CDS encoding M3 family oligoendopeptidase, producing MHQYQLGTWDLSELAKNPKSPAFQKQIQELENQAKKFEKVKSKLDPKMTSKKFMEILNQVEEISEKMSKIGGYASLSYSSDTQSDEATSLMTRMSKLGSDISNKILFFDLWWKTQVDEKNAKRLIKDAGELSEYLAHKRLIAKYSLSEPEERIINTLDVTGISALVKLYDKITNAFEYQMKIGNKTKKMTREELTNYVRDVNGKIRETAYKTILGKYTENKGVVGEIYQNIVLNWKDEGIEIRGYKTPISMRNIGNDVDDKTIESLLLVCKKNAPVFQKFFVQKAKMLKMKKLRRYDIYAPAAANIKEKNYSYNKSVKLVFESLGKFSNTLEDFARKVFNENHIDSSVRQGKRDGAFCSTLTPKITPYVLVNFTGKSRDVFTLAHELGHAVHSQAAQDRSILVQDAPLPLAETASTFSELLLYDNISDKISDDEKKIMLSEKIDDLYATILRQSFFTIFEIDAHKQIGNGTTIDEISKTYLQNLKQQFGKSVDISDDFAIEWSCIPHFYHTPFYCYAYSFGNLLALSLFQRYKKEGQDFVPAYIDILAAGGSKKPEKLLLEHGLDIRSPKFWQEGFNYVNEQVKVLSSLN
- a CDS encoding cupredoxin domain-containing protein, which gives rise to MNKKITKSSKLSRTNVISITVLTGIIILVGIAILHSFSPVNSDSLVFAPPSNIFLKAVKSAQGSYHYMHTKGGKSLPTSAGNSPHISASKGNLVEIHLINEEKNQPGNPSKHNLNIDEFNVHTKDLGYFQSESITFLADKSGTFDYYCSIHPEMRGQITVS
- a CDS encoding Lrp/AsnC ligand binding domain-containing protein, coding for MHKGFILLNCDLGAEEYIADELNQMQDVKNAYLTFGAYDVIAEIETENQEEFEKAIAVIRKLSRVVSTMTLNVIRPE
- a CDS encoding inorganic diphosphatase; this encodes MSKNFWHDIESGADIPEIINVIVEIPKGSMNKYEYDKKHNMIKLDRVLFSPFHYPGDYGLVPQTLSEDGDPLDALVLVTNPTYPGILIEARPIGLLQMKDAGDLDDKIICVSTNDPRYLHTTDISDIEDHYRSEIAHFFQVYKDLEGKKVEILGWQSAKEAKSIIVESIKRYKNTLKKF